In one Pseudarthrobacter sp. NBSH8 genomic region, the following are encoded:
- a CDS encoding dipeptidase has protein sequence MTPTPAANPSDANTPGSGHPARTIDSDQLRLSVAVSFDTTLDRLKELVAIPGIAWPSFDPAPLEASAQAVAELLRTAGVEDVQVLRSSKDDGTPGGPAVVARRQAAEGKPTILLYAHHDVQPPGDRALWETEPFAAVERDGRLYGRGAADDKAGIMAHVAAYAAATEVLGAEFGLGVTFFFEGEEEAGSPTFRSFLETHRELLKADVIVVADSSNWKVGIPALTTSLRGLVDGTIEVQVLDHAVHSGMFGGPVLDAPTLLSRLIATLHDADGNVAIEGLVSNDNVGVELTEAEYRADSSVLDGVRLAGTGSIAARLWTKPALSIIGFDAPAVDVASNTLLPRARAKFSLRLAPRQDPAAAMEAVQAHVQANAPFGAKVVFTPGESGKSFLADTSSKAAKFAMWALGEAWGVPAVETGIGGSIPFIADLMDVYPEVQILVTGVEDPDSRAHSANESLHIGDFQNAVVAEALLLARLNTEGLA, from the coding sequence ATGACTCCCACTCCAGCAGCCAACCCGTCCGACGCCAACACCCCCGGCTCCGGTCACCCTGCACGGACCATCGACTCGGACCAACTCAGGCTATCCGTCGCAGTTTCCTTCGATACCACCCTCGACCGGCTCAAGGAACTTGTGGCCATTCCCGGCATCGCCTGGCCGAGTTTCGATCCCGCCCCCTTGGAAGCCAGCGCGCAGGCCGTAGCGGAACTTTTGCGCACCGCCGGCGTGGAGGATGTCCAGGTCCTGCGCAGTAGCAAGGACGACGGCACTCCCGGCGGTCCTGCCGTCGTCGCACGTCGCCAGGCGGCAGAAGGGAAGCCGACCATCCTGCTGTACGCCCACCACGATGTCCAGCCGCCCGGAGACCGGGCGCTGTGGGAAACAGAGCCTTTTGCCGCCGTCGAACGGGACGGCAGGCTGTACGGACGCGGCGCTGCTGACGACAAGGCCGGGATCATGGCCCATGTGGCCGCCTATGCCGCAGCGACCGAAGTGCTGGGCGCGGAATTCGGGCTTGGTGTGACGTTTTTCTTCGAAGGGGAGGAGGAAGCTGGTTCTCCCACCTTCCGTTCGTTCCTGGAAACGCACCGGGAACTGCTGAAGGCCGATGTGATCGTGGTGGCCGACTCCAGCAACTGGAAGGTGGGCATTCCCGCCCTTACCACCAGCCTGCGCGGCCTTGTGGACGGAACCATTGAAGTTCAGGTGCTGGATCATGCTGTCCACTCGGGCATGTTCGGCGGCCCCGTACTGGATGCGCCAACCCTGCTGTCCCGTTTGATTGCCACCCTGCACGATGCAGACGGCAACGTGGCGATCGAAGGCCTCGTATCGAATGACAACGTCGGCGTGGAGCTCACCGAAGCGGAGTACCGTGCCGATTCCTCCGTTCTCGATGGCGTCCGGCTCGCAGGCACAGGCAGCATCGCCGCCCGGCTGTGGACCAAGCCCGCGCTGTCCATCATCGGCTTCGATGCTCCCGCCGTGGACGTGGCCTCAAATACGCTCCTGCCGCGGGCGCGTGCCAAGTTCAGCCTGCGCCTGGCGCCCCGCCAGGATCCGGCGGCAGCGATGGAAGCCGTTCAAGCCCACGTCCAGGCCAATGCACCCTTTGGGGCAAAGGTGGTGTTCACTCCGGGAGAAAGCGGAAAGTCGTTCCTCGCTGATACATCCTCAAAGGCGGCGAAGTTCGCAATGTGGGCGCTGGGGGAGGCCTGGGGTGTTCCGGCGGTGGAGACTGGAATCGGCGGGTCAATTCCGTTTATCGCGGACCTGATGGACGTTTATCCGGAAGTCCAGATCCTC
- a CDS encoding DUF3043 domain-containing protein — translation MFGRKKEAPTAQQSIDQQAAEAAARQDAALGKGAPTPKRKAQEAARKRPLVPEDRKASKAVERQAIQDQRTKMRQALDTGDEKFLPLRDKGPQKRYARDYVDARFSLGEYLMFGALVFVIISLIVPASSEQMVYVLGGFWVMFLAVFVDVFILSRQLRKKLTEKFGEVERGTVWYGSMRSLQFRKLRLPKPLVKRGQYPS, via the coding sequence GTGTTCGGACGTAAAAAGGAAGCGCCAACGGCGCAGCAATCAATAGACCAGCAGGCCGCTGAAGCGGCAGCCCGGCAGGATGCCGCGTTGGGCAAGGGTGCGCCCACGCCCAAGCGCAAAGCCCAGGAGGCCGCCCGCAAACGGCCCCTGGTGCCGGAGGACCGCAAGGCGTCCAAGGCCGTTGAGCGCCAGGCCATCCAGGACCAGCGGACCAAAATGCGCCAGGCGCTCGATACAGGTGATGAGAAATTCCTGCCCTTGCGCGACAAGGGACCGCAGAAGCGTTATGCCCGCGACTACGTGGATGCGCGCTTCAGCCTGGGCGAATACCTGATGTTCGGTGCCCTCGTATTTGTCATCATTTCCCTGATCGTGCCGGCTTCGAGCGAGCAGATGGTTTATGTCCTGGGCGGTTTCTGGGTCATGTTCCTGGCCGTCTTTGTGGATGTGTTCATTCTGTCCCGGCAACTCCGCAAGAAGCTAACCGAGAAGTTCGGCGAGGTTGAGCGTGGCACGGTCTGGTATGGCTCCATGCGCTCCCTGCAGTTCCGCAAACTGCGCCTGCCCAAACCGCTTGTGAAGCGCGGGCAATACCCGTCCTGA
- a CDS encoding quinone-dependent dihydroorotate dehydrogenase, protein MRVYPTFFRLAFSWMDAERAHKIGFKGIKLAHTSGAGRLLHRFTAPAASLQTSAFGLIFPSPFGLAAGFDKEGFGIEALAELGFGHVEVGTITGQAQPGNEKPRLFRLIEDRAVINRMGFNNDGAAAVEPRLKAARAALQRRHPTVRPVIGVNIGKSKVVELDDAVADYLISARSLAPAADYLVVNVSSPNTPGLRLLQDVQTLRPLLTAVGHEADKAAGRHVPLLVKIAPDLSDEDIDDVAKLALDLKLDGIIATNTTIGREGLASPAAKVEECGAGGLSGAPLKQRSLEVLRRLKEATGGAITLVAVGGVETAKDVQDRLDAGATLVQGYTAFLYEGPFWASRINRGLAKARRNS, encoded by the coding sequence ATGCGCGTATATCCGACATTCTTCAGGCTGGCCTTTTCGTGGATGGACGCGGAACGCGCCCACAAGATCGGATTCAAGGGAATCAAACTTGCCCATACTTCCGGCGCAGGAAGGCTGCTGCACCGGTTCACGGCGCCTGCGGCCTCCTTGCAGACTTCTGCCTTTGGGCTGATCTTCCCGTCCCCGTTCGGCCTCGCAGCCGGGTTCGACAAGGAGGGATTCGGCATCGAGGCCCTCGCCGAACTTGGTTTTGGCCATGTAGAAGTAGGAACCATCACCGGGCAGGCGCAGCCGGGCAACGAGAAGCCGCGCCTTTTCAGGCTCATCGAGGACCGGGCTGTTATTAACCGGATGGGGTTCAACAACGATGGCGCTGCCGCCGTCGAACCGCGCCTCAAAGCGGCACGCGCGGCGCTGCAGCGCCGGCATCCCACCGTGCGCCCCGTGATCGGGGTGAACATTGGCAAGAGCAAAGTTGTGGAACTCGACGACGCCGTGGCCGATTACCTGATCAGTGCAAGGAGCCTGGCGCCGGCCGCAGACTATCTGGTGGTCAACGTCAGCTCACCGAACACGCCCGGGCTGCGTCTCCTGCAGGATGTCCAGACGCTCCGTCCGCTGCTGACCGCCGTGGGGCACGAGGCGGACAAGGCGGCTGGCCGGCACGTCCCGCTGCTGGTGAAGATTGCACCGGACCTGAGCGATGAGGACATCGACGACGTCGCCAAGCTGGCCCTGGACCTCAAGCTGGACGGCATTATTGCCACGAATACGACGATCGGGCGTGAGGGGCTGGCGTCTCCGGCTGCGAAAGTGGAGGAATGTGGTGCCGGGGGCCTATCCGGGGCACCGCTGAAGCAGCGTTCCTTGGAAGTCCTTCGCCGCCTCAAGGAGGCCACCGGGGGTGCAATCACGCTGGTGGCCGTCGGCGGCGTCGAGACGGCCAAAGACGTCCAGGACCGCCTGGATGCCGGCGCCACGCTGGTCCAGGGCTACACGGCCTTCCTGTACGAGGGGCCCTTCTGGGCGTCCCGGATCAACCGCGGCCTGGCGAAAGCTCGGCGCAACAGCTGA
- a CDS encoding alpha/beta hydrolase has translation MRWQPDILGAGFEACTFEAGGEDGVQRTATLVRFRPAKEPAATRRRRTVLFLHGWSDYFFNVDLAQFWTHSGYEFYALDMHNHGRSLRPETPGGYVANLADYDTEIEAAIAIIRADTHRPELEAKASLTLMGHSTGGLVAALWVSNHPGAASQLVLNSPWLEMHGSSLVRRAASTMVGPVARFRPEAVLRLPERGFYWRTISSSADGEWPLDDRFRPPMAFPLRAGWLSAILAGHTKVARGLDIDIPILVLLSRGSATGPFWSEEMRRTDAVLDVNIIALRALTLGRSVTVERIDGALHDVFLSPAKVRADAYARLARWLRGYGTAEPGAASTAPP, from the coding sequence ATGAGGTGGCAGCCAGATATCCTCGGTGCTGGCTTCGAAGCCTGCACCTTCGAGGCCGGGGGCGAAGACGGCGTCCAGCGCACCGCCACGCTGGTGCGCTTCCGTCCGGCGAAGGAACCGGCAGCCACCCGCCGGCGCCGGACAGTGCTGTTCCTCCATGGTTGGAGCGACTACTTCTTCAATGTGGACCTGGCGCAGTTTTGGACACACAGCGGCTACGAGTTCTACGCCCTCGACATGCATAACCACGGCCGCAGCCTGCGCCCGGAAACGCCGGGCGGCTACGTGGCGAACCTGGCGGACTATGACACCGAGATCGAAGCGGCCATCGCCATCATTCGGGCCGACACGCACAGGCCGGAACTGGAAGCCAAGGCCTCCCTCACGCTGATGGGCCACTCCACCGGCGGCCTGGTGGCCGCCCTCTGGGTCAGCAACCACCCCGGAGCGGCCTCCCAGCTGGTGTTAAACAGTCCCTGGCTGGAGATGCACGGCAGCTCGCTGGTCCGCCGTGCTGCGTCCACGATGGTGGGACCCGTGGCGCGGTTCCGGCCGGAGGCTGTCCTGCGGCTGCCCGAGCGGGGGTTCTATTGGCGGACCATCAGCAGTTCAGCCGACGGCGAGTGGCCGCTTGACGACAGGTTCCGTCCGCCCATGGCATTTCCGCTCCGCGCGGGCTGGCTCAGCGCCATCCTGGCCGGCCACACCAAGGTGGCCCGTGGCCTGGACATCGACATACCCATCCTGGTGCTGCTGTCCCGGGGAAGCGCCACCGGGCCGTTCTGGTCCGAGGAAATGCGGCGCACCGACGCGGTACTGGACGTCAACATCATCGCCCTCCGCGCCCTGACACTGGGGCGCAGCGTCACGGTGGAACGGATCGACGGCGCGCTCCACGACGTCTTCCTCTCCCCTGCCAAAGTGCGGGCAGACGCCTATGCGCGGCTCGCCCGCTGGCTCCGGGGTTACGGTACGGCTGAACCCGGTGCGGCGTCGACGGCGCCGCCGTAG